In Caballeronia sp. Lep1P3, a single genomic region encodes these proteins:
- a CDS encoding AI-2E family transporter, which translates to MAISTRTDNTSDTADRTRKMQRAASAVLYTVLVLVALYTARTFIPAVVWAVVIAIALWPAFGWLERRPVFRQRNTLLAVVLTLAIGLLFVVPFAIVAAQTADEAHDMMQWLHDVLRNGIPMPALIGRLPTGSQQVAHWWQANLATPLESSPAVKSLHSATFVAMTRHFGGRVVHGFVIFGFMLMTLFFIFQAGAKLGRQLVAGSRRAFGADGAALIQRMADSVRSTVVGLVVVGLGEGALLGIAYGVTGVPHATLLGMLTAVAAMLPFCAPIVFLGSALWLVAQGSMIAAAGVAIFGLIVVFISEHFVRPVLIGGSTRLPFLLVLFGILGGAETFGLLGLFIGPALMTILVVLWTDWMRA; encoded by the coding sequence ATGGCGATTTCTACGCGCACCGACAACACATCCGACACCGCCGATCGCACGCGCAAGATGCAGCGCGCGGCATCGGCGGTGCTTTATACGGTGCTCGTGCTGGTCGCGCTCTATACGGCGCGCACGTTCATTCCGGCCGTGGTGTGGGCCGTCGTGATTGCCATCGCGCTGTGGCCCGCATTCGGCTGGCTCGAACGCCGGCCGGTGTTCAGGCAGCGCAACACGCTGCTCGCGGTCGTGCTGACGCTTGCAATCGGCTTGCTGTTCGTCGTCCCGTTCGCGATCGTCGCGGCGCAGACCGCGGACGAGGCGCACGACATGATGCAGTGGCTCCATGACGTCCTGCGCAACGGCATCCCGATGCCCGCGCTGATCGGCCGGCTGCCGACCGGGTCGCAGCAGGTCGCGCACTGGTGGCAGGCCAATCTCGCGACGCCGCTCGAATCGTCGCCTGCGGTGAAGAGCCTGCACAGCGCCACGTTCGTCGCGATGACGCGGCATTTCGGCGGGCGCGTGGTGCATGGCTTCGTCATCTTCGGCTTCATGCTGATGACGCTCTTCTTCATCTTTCAGGCGGGCGCGAAGCTCGGCAGGCAACTGGTGGCCGGTTCGCGGCGCGCGTTCGGCGCGGACGGCGCGGCGCTGATTCAGCGCATGGCGGATTCGGTGCGCAGCACGGTCGTCGGGCTGGTGGTCGTGGGATTGGGCGAGGGCGCGTTGCTCGGCATCGCGTATGGCGTGACGGGCGTGCCGCATGCGACGCTGCTCGGCATGCTGACCGCGGTCGCCGCGATGCTGCCGTTCTGCGCGCCGATCGTCTTTCTCGGCTCGGCGCTGTGGCTGGTCGCGCAAGGCTCGATGATCGCGGCGGCGGGCGTCGCGATCTTCGGGCTGATTGTCGTGTTCATCTCGGAGCACTTCGTGCGGCCGGTGCTGATCGGCGGATCGACGCGCCTGCCGTTTCTGCTCGTGCTCTTCGGGATTCTCGGCGGCGCGGAGACGTTCGGGCTGCTCGGGCTTTTCATCGGCCCGGCGCTGATGACGATTCTCGTCGTGTTGTGGACGGACTGGATGCGGGCCTGA
- a CDS encoding DUF2288 domain-containing protein has protein sequence MTDAANPSPLYVKLLAETAQIGWSELERFFAKGVLIWVKRDLDLVSVAEAVASDDTQQVTQWLSAGLVERVQAGTAADLAARDPELWAVVVSPWVCVQERGN, from the coding sequence ATGACCGACGCCGCCAATCCCAGCCCGCTCTATGTCAAGCTCCTCGCCGAAACCGCGCAGATAGGCTGGTCGGAACTCGAACGCTTCTTCGCGAAGGGCGTGCTGATCTGGGTGAAGCGCGATCTCGATCTCGTGAGCGTCGCGGAAGCCGTCGCGAGCGACGATACGCAGCAGGTCACGCAATGGCTTTCGGCGGGGCTCGTCGAGCGCGTGCAGGCCGGGACAGCCGCCGATCTCGCCGCGCGCGATCCGGAGTTGTGGGCCGTCGTCGTATCGCCGTGGGTGTGCGTGCAGGAACGCGGAAACTGA
- the pcaG gene encoding protocatechuate 3,4-dioxygenase subunit alpha produces the protein MTTLKQTPSQTVGPYFAYGLVPEQYNFDLKSLFTASAADREVPGEHIAVVGNVFDAEGKPVGDALIEVAQADANGRYVQSVEEARESGFRGFARVGTGTDPKLRFVVDTVKPGATADDSAPHLDVIVLMRGMLLHTYTRIYFDDETEANAKDTVLQSVPAERRHTLIAKREPGTLSTIYRFDVYLRGPNETVFFDL, from the coding sequence ATGACGACCCTCAAGCAAACGCCCTCGCAGACCGTCGGACCGTACTTCGCCTACGGCCTCGTGCCCGAGCAGTACAACTTCGACTTGAAGAGCCTGTTCACGGCATCGGCGGCGGATCGCGAAGTGCCGGGCGAGCATATCGCCGTCGTCGGCAACGTGTTCGATGCCGAAGGCAAGCCGGTCGGCGATGCGCTGATCGAAGTCGCTCAAGCCGACGCGAACGGCCGCTACGTGCAGAGCGTGGAAGAAGCGCGCGAGTCGGGCTTTCGCGGCTTTGCGCGCGTCGGCACGGGCACGGACCCGAAACTGCGCTTCGTCGTGGATACGGTCAAGCCCGGCGCGACCGCCGACGATTCAGCCCCGCATCTCGACGTGATCGTGCTGATGCGCGGCATGCTGCTGCACACGTACACGCGCATCTATTTCGACGACGAAACCGAAGCGAACGCGAAAGACACGGTGCTTCAAAGCGTGCCGGCCGAGCGCCGTCACACGCTGATCGCCAAGCGCGAGCCGGGAACGTTATCGACGATCTACCGTTTCGACGTTTATCTGCGCGGGCCGAACGAAACCGTATTCTTCGATCTGTAA
- the pcaH gene encoding protocatechuate 3,4-dioxygenase subunit beta, with protein MTSAILTPRDWESHPPYLSPGYRSSVSRSPSLPLIPLKENLRNRRVPVYGADDLGTLDNDLTRNAAKNGEPLGERIIVTGRVLDEGGRPVRNTLVEVWQANAAGRYVHKADQHDAPLDPNFLGAGRCLTDDEGRYRFMTIKPGAYPWGNHPNAWRPNHIHFSLFGEYFGSRLVTQMYFPGDPLLELDPIFQGIPEQARNRLVSRFSIDTTQENYALGYEFDIVLRGPDETPTE; from the coding sequence ATGACATCCGCCATTCTCACGCCGCGCGACTGGGAGTCCCATCCGCCGTATCTTTCGCCGGGCTACCGGTCGTCGGTGTCGCGCAGCCCTTCGCTGCCGCTGATTCCGCTCAAGGAAAACCTGCGCAACCGCCGCGTGCCGGTTTATGGCGCCGATGACCTCGGCACGCTCGACAACGACCTCACGCGCAACGCCGCGAAGAACGGCGAGCCGCTCGGCGAGCGCATCATCGTGACGGGCCGCGTGCTCGACGAAGGCGGCCGCCCGGTGCGCAACACGCTCGTGGAAGTCTGGCAGGCGAACGCCGCCGGGCGCTACGTGCACAAGGCCGATCAGCACGACGCTCCGCTCGATCCGAACTTCCTCGGCGCGGGCCGCTGCCTGACCGACGACGAAGGCCGCTACCGCTTCATGACGATCAAGCCCGGCGCGTATCCGTGGGGCAATCACCCGAACGCGTGGCGCCCGAATCACATTCACTTCTCGCTCTTCGGCGAATACTTCGGCTCGCGCCTCGTCACGCAGATGTACTTTCCCGGCGATCCGCTGCTCGAACTCGATCCGATCTTCCAGGGCATTCCGGAACAGGCGCGCAATCGCCTGGTTTCGCGCTTTTCGATCGATACGACGCAGGAAAACTACGCGCTCGGCTACGAATTCGACATCGTGCTGCGCGGCCCGGACGAAACCCCGACGGAGTGA
- the pcaQ gene encoding pca operon transcription factor PcaQ yields MDTDFTNMRVKFRHLQCFLAVTQLGSVQRAADSLSITQPAVSKTIGELESILGVRLFERGRRGAVPTREGRLFAPHASACVASLREGVDMLLRERGDVPGAVSIGVLPTVANALLPPAFAAFREQWPAVSLSVHTDSNAPLLERLKAGEVDLVVGRLSEPEAMHGLSFEQIYREPLAVVVRRDHPLTFETPLTPALLARFAIVVPPFGTLIRQSAESMLTAFGAHALAALVETLSVSLGRSLALHNDAVWFVPAGAVEHDIALGLLAALPMPFAGTDEPIGLIRRNDAARTPVEESLVDAIRDAGRSRAGSK; encoded by the coding sequence ATGGATACGGACTTCACCAACATGCGCGTCAAGTTCCGCCACCTGCAATGCTTCCTCGCCGTCACGCAGCTCGGCAGCGTGCAGCGCGCGGCGGATAGCCTGTCGATCACGCAGCCCGCCGTCTCGAAGACGATCGGCGAGCTCGAATCCATTCTAGGCGTGCGTTTGTTCGAGCGCGGGCGGCGCGGCGCCGTGCCGACGCGCGAGGGGCGTCTTTTCGCGCCGCACGCGAGCGCGTGCGTCGCGTCGCTGCGCGAGGGCGTCGACATGCTGCTGCGCGAGCGGGGCGACGTGCCGGGCGCGGTGTCCATTGGCGTGTTGCCGACGGTCGCGAACGCGCTCCTGCCGCCCGCGTTCGCCGCGTTCCGGGAGCAATGGCCCGCCGTTTCGCTCTCCGTGCACACCGATTCCAACGCGCCGCTGCTCGAACGCCTGAAGGCCGGCGAAGTCGATCTCGTCGTCGGGCGGCTTTCCGAACCCGAAGCGATGCACGGCCTCTCGTTCGAACAGATTTATCGCGAGCCGCTCGCCGTTGTCGTGCGCCGTGACCATCCGCTCACGTTCGAGACGCCGCTCACGCCCGCGTTGCTCGCGCGCTTTGCCATCGTCGTGCCGCCGTTCGGCACGCTGATCCGCCAGTCCGCCGAAAGCATGCTGACCGCGTTCGGCGCGCATGCGCTCGCGGCGCTGGTGGAGACGCTGTCGGTGTCGCTGGGACGCTCGCTCGCGCTCCATAACGACGCCGTCTGGTTCGTGCCGGCGGGCGCGGTCGAGCACGACATCGCGCTCGGGCTGCTCGCCGCGCTGCCGATGCCGTTCGCCGGCACCGACGAGCCCATCGGCCTCATCCGCCGCAACGACGCGGCGCGCACGCCGGTGGAGGAATCGCTCGTCGATGCGATCCGCGACGCCGGGCGCTCGCGCGCCGGGAGCAAATGA
- a CDS encoding response regulator produces MKTVLLVDDDPATIDAWTLCMQDEDCHVLCAFDGNGALSILSEQAVDIVVSDWMMPGLGGALLCQTMKNDAALAHIPFLMISGHPNPPAFVSYDGYLRKPVDVETLLSAVNRLCAAKKRPLY; encoded by the coding sequence ATGAAGACCGTACTTCTCGTCGACGACGACCCCGCCACCATCGATGCCTGGACCCTCTGCATGCAAGACGAGGATTGCCACGTCTTATGCGCGTTCGACGGCAACGGAGCGTTATCGATACTGAGCGAGCAGGCGGTCGACATCGTCGTGTCGGACTGGATGATGCCGGGGCTCGGCGGCGCGCTGCTCTGCCAGACGATGAAGAACGACGCGGCGCTCGCGCACATTCCCTTTCTGATGATTTCGGGGCATCCGAATCCGCCCGCGTTCGTGAGCTACGACGGCTATCTGCGCAAGCCGGTGGACGTCGAGACGCTGTTATCCGCCGTGAACCGGCTCTGCGCCGCGAAAAAGCGGCCGCTTTATTGA
- a CDS encoding 1-acyl-sn-glycerol-3-phosphate acyltransferase — translation MRRTLVKWLFATYLLGSGTLWSILILPLFPFVGRNGRYWLARLWCRAMVAMMRVITGVTCSIEGLEHLPEGPFIILSRHESTWETLAFMALFPRRISFVFKRELMKIPFFGWVLRGLDMVGLDRGSIRQAHQAVTRECAARLKKGDAVVIFPEGTRVSHDAPLKLASGGVRLACATKVPVVPVVHDAGKVWPAKGWPDHGGHIRVIVTPPLPIDREIPQELNRLAQTQMDEALAELR, via the coding sequence ATGCGACGCACCCTCGTCAAGTGGCTCTTCGCCACCTATCTGCTCGGCAGCGGCACGCTCTGGTCGATTCTGATCCTGCCACTCTTCCCTTTCGTTGGCCGCAACGGTCGCTACTGGCTCGCGAGGCTCTGGTGCCGCGCGATGGTCGCCATGATGCGCGTGATCACCGGCGTGACGTGCTCGATCGAAGGACTGGAGCATCTGCCCGAGGGACCGTTCATCATCCTGAGCCGGCACGAATCGACGTGGGAAACGCTTGCGTTCATGGCGCTCTTTCCGCGCCGGATCAGTTTCGTGTTCAAGCGCGAGCTCATGAAAATCCCGTTCTTCGGCTGGGTGCTGCGCGGACTCGACATGGTGGGCCTCGATCGCGGCTCCATTCGCCAGGCGCATCAGGCCGTCACGCGCGAATGCGCGGCGCGGCTGAAAAAAGGCGACGCCGTCGTCATCTTTCCGGAAGGCACGCGCGTTTCGCACGACGCGCCGCTCAAGCTCGCCTCGGGCGGCGTGCGCCTCGCCTGCGCGACGAAGGTGCCGGTGGTGCCGGTCGTGCACGACGCCGGCAAAGTGTGGCCCGCGAAGGGCTGGCCCGACCACGGCGGGCATATCCGCGTGATCGTCACGCCGCCCTTGCCGATCGATCGCGAGATCCCGCAGGAATTGAACCGGCTCGCGCAGACGCAGATGGACGAGGCGCTCGCCGAACTGCGCTAA
- a CDS encoding alpha/beta fold hydrolase, translating into MNRVNPFSGKNAMEEVPVKFDEGMLDVGDGHLVYWRAQGPRDAPALVVVHGGPGGAMNVKWAEVLEGRAWRVVFFDQRGCGKSKPFGRLEHNGIHALVGDMEKLRAALGIERWAVFGGSWGTTLGLAYGVAHPERCTGFLLRGVFLARREDIDWFLWDVRRVFPEAHRAFLDAIEDACGQRPANAQEILTLTEAPLARFDEAGARLARAWTLYETTLSVVNKPAVEPADEDKRPSAEANAAAVSMALLERHYMAHELPPAPLLPLVARIAHLPCRIVHGRFDMVCPADQAVALAAHWPGAEVAVVSGAGHWTFEPGNLAALRAGAQALADAIGGV; encoded by the coding sequence ATGAACCGGGTCAACCCTTTCTCTGGAAAAAATGCGATGGAAGAAGTGCCGGTGAAATTCGACGAAGGAATGCTCGACGTAGGCGACGGCCACTTGGTCTACTGGCGCGCGCAGGGCCCGCGCGACGCGCCGGCGCTCGTCGTGGTGCACGGCGGCCCCGGTGGGGCGATGAACGTGAAATGGGCCGAAGTCCTGGAAGGCCGGGCGTGGCGCGTCGTGTTCTTCGACCAGCGCGGCTGCGGCAAATCCAAGCCCTTCGGCAGGCTGGAACACAACGGCATTCATGCGCTCGTCGGCGACATGGAGAAGCTGCGCGCCGCGCTCGGCATCGAACGCTGGGCGGTCTTCGGCGGCTCGTGGGGCACGACGCTCGGCCTCGCTTACGGCGTCGCGCATCCCGAGCGCTGCACGGGCTTTCTGCTGCGCGGCGTGTTTCTCGCGCGGCGCGAGGACATCGACTGGTTTCTGTGGGACGTGCGCCGCGTGTTTCCCGAGGCGCATCGCGCGTTTCTCGATGCCATCGAAGACGCGTGCGGCCAGCGTCCGGCCAATGCGCAGGAAATCCTGACGCTCACCGAAGCGCCGCTCGCGCGCTTCGACGAAGCCGGCGCCCGGCTCGCGCGCGCGTGGACGCTCTACGAAACGACGCTTTCGGTGGTCAACAAGCCCGCCGTCGAACCTGCCGACGAGGACAAGCGGCCGAGCGCCGAAGCGAACGCCGCGGCGGTATCGATGGCGCTGCTCGAGCGGCACTACATGGCGCACGAATTACCGCCGGCGCCCCTGCTGCCGCTCGTCGCGCGCATCGCGCATTTGCCGTGCCGTATCGTGCATGGCCGCTTCGACATGGTCTGCCCGGCCGATCAGGCGGTCGCGCTCGCGGCGCACTGGCCGGGCGCGGAAGTGGCTGTCGTGAGCGGAGCGGGGCACTGGACCTTCGAGCCTGGCAATCTGGCGGCGTTGCGCGCGGGCGCGCAGGCGCTCGCGGATGCCATCGGCGGCGTCTGA
- a CDS encoding EAL domain-containing protein produces MRGGEIVDGVALSTHLQPIYSLPHQREVGYEALLRGRPEGADGTRDGALIGPFDLFARAIVAGTLTELDRMSHLTHLRNAASLLPPAQWLFVNMNPATFTQSGYAQELAALTRASGLAPERLVIEVLESGGTDVERIASATRAFRAQGFLVAVDDFGAGHSNIDRLLTLRPDIVKLDRSLVRAQSAQKHAHLRDSLMPKLVDLLHQSGMFVVAEGIETRDDLLLAARANIDFVQGYLFGKPREGLAARGAATALIDDAFESLARMRRSERLTADLLLLPYRGSVLQAARRLAGGADTKAACAELLALPGTLACFFLDEAGRQYLPTLTGAAAKRRNERFAPIADPSTGRWDNRPYFVDACAQPQQVVTSAPYLSVTGSSLCVTLAIATYRGGETVVLGVDLDWRRLSE; encoded by the coding sequence ATGCGTGGCGGCGAAATCGTCGATGGCGTCGCTCTCTCGACGCATCTGCAGCCCATCTACAGCCTGCCGCATCAACGCGAGGTCGGCTATGAAGCGCTCCTGCGCGGCAGGCCGGAAGGCGCGGACGGCACACGGGACGGCGCGCTGATCGGCCCGTTCGATCTCTTCGCCCGGGCGATCGTCGCGGGCACGCTGACCGAACTCGACCGCATGAGCCACCTGACGCACCTGCGCAACGCGGCGTCGCTGCTGCCGCCGGCGCAGTGGCTCTTCGTGAACATGAATCCGGCGACGTTCACCCAATCCGGTTACGCGCAGGAACTCGCCGCGCTCACGCGCGCGAGCGGTCTCGCGCCAGAGCGTCTCGTGATCGAAGTGCTGGAGTCGGGCGGCACGGATGTCGAGCGCATCGCGAGCGCGACCCGCGCGTTTCGCGCGCAAGGCTTTCTCGTCGCCGTGGACGACTTCGGCGCGGGCCACTCCAATATCGACCGCCTGCTCACGCTGCGCCCGGACATCGTGAAGCTCGACCGCAGCCTCGTGCGCGCGCAAAGCGCGCAGAAGCACGCGCATCTGCGCGATTCGCTGATGCCCAAGCTCGTCGATTTGCTGCATCAATCGGGGATGTTCGTGGTCGCGGAAGGCATCGAAACGCGCGACGACTTGCTGCTGGCCGCGCGCGCCAACATCGATTTCGTGCAGGGCTATCTGTTCGGCAAGCCGCGCGAGGGGCTGGCGGCACGCGGCGCGGCCACCGCGCTCATCGACGACGCGTTCGAGTCGCTCGCGCGCATGCGCCGCAGCGAGCGTCTGACGGCCGACCTGCTCCTGCTGCCTTATCGCGGCAGCGTTTTGCAGGCGGCGCGGCGGCTCGCCGGAGGCGCCGATACAAAGGCCGCGTGCGCCGAACTGCTCGCGCTGCCCGGCACCCTCGCCTGCTTTTTTCTCGACGAAGCGGGGCGCCAATACCTTCCGACGCTCACCGGCGCAGCCGCCAAGCGGCGCAACGAGCGTTTCGCCCCGATCGCGGACCCGTCGACCGGCCGCTGGGACAACCGGCCGTACTTCGTCGATGCGTGCGCGCAGCCGCAGCAAGTCGTCACGAGCGCGCCGTATCTTTCGGTGACGGGCTCGTCACTGTGCGTGACGCTCGCCATTGCGACCTATCGCGGTGGCGAGACCGTCGTGCTCGGCGTCGATCTCGACTGGCGGCGGCTTTCCGAATAA
- a CDS encoding bifunctional diguanylate cyclase/phosphodiesterase encodes MASVIPASLSRFRRTGSWIDDSLYAIAVYAVPFLIALGTIATLYFLPRQYESRGAVPLELRVIADRGDFLRPAEALDALRGIAPVPRYSTHLSEKPIWFTFTSPSMGGQASTAVELPSRHAQTLACWDAATLRPLGSADRDSVSGELRPVKAGFFIDLGRIEAPQGILCRGTYSGPAQVNARAWTGQALRDSALDFQESSALIAGGLLTLAVFVFVTAIINHEWTYVIFAVWLVGNLRLCANAMGWDMQWLGRLLPPDFMNPLRQITFAAYYLLTAALFTQLFRRELRVVGYRWLLRVIQYVGVVLLAAALALPYSLFIPTLWVITGFGICVLVFFLVRLVWMARSRTVLWYVASLAIVLFATFSEVLGAAFGLKVLLGGVNTVMAALSSSMMAAFAIAEQMRAERDFRRQAQMELRNTYEVTPIGLFTLDDNGHFVRANPALRAMLDLQKSEYKLRHWHDYFEPGAWGALQALASKGSDGELEMSGSVERGTGERRYLLKAIRSNGWIEGSLQDTTERSKAVERLRFLAEHDPLTGSLNRRGVEKAISVQSEETLPWALAYVDLDRFKLVNDLFGHRAGDEVLRQVAARTRAHFARSYPVGRIGGDEFVCVMNDTSIEDAITQCRELISILSDAPYQVGNRAFQVKASVGLVECSRGVRVQDALSHADRACREAKKVAHTHLVTYRKGAAAFEERAEELKLVETLGRNRLPAGLFLVMQPIMSLRAPNESLNFEVLLRMRAPDGATLPAGKVIVAAEESGNIAAIDRWVISTLLDWIEANRHKLTNTQFICVNLSGGSLNDEQFMEDIFALFARHPSVVHYLCLEITESVALHDLENTQRFIARVHEMGGKIALDDFGAGYTSFKYLKALSADALKIDGEFVRSMCEHPADIAIVEAIVALARNLGMRSVAEWVEDIDTLRALQEIGVDYVQGYLIARPQDSSAILAAQSTASFVNDAELADFVQCLSEPTRAIPVDFERRARATH; translated from the coding sequence ATGGCGTCGGTTATTCCAGCTTCCTTATCCAGGTTCAGACGAACGGGTTCGTGGATCGACGACTCGCTGTACGCGATCGCCGTCTATGCCGTGCCGTTCCTCATCGCGTTGGGCACGATCGCCACGCTTTATTTCCTGCCGCGACAGTACGAGTCGCGCGGCGCGGTGCCGCTCGAATTGCGCGTCATCGCGGATCGCGGCGACTTCCTGCGTCCGGCCGAGGCGCTCGACGCGCTGCGCGGCATCGCGCCCGTCCCGCGTTACAGCACCCATCTATCCGAGAAGCCCATCTGGTTCACGTTCACGTCTCCCTCAATGGGCGGACAAGCGTCTACCGCCGTCGAATTGCCGTCGCGTCACGCGCAAACGCTTGCCTGCTGGGACGCCGCCACGCTGCGTCCGCTCGGCAGCGCTGACCGCGATTCGGTCAGCGGCGAACTGCGCCCGGTGAAGGCGGGCTTCTTCATCGACCTCGGGCGCATCGAGGCGCCGCAAGGCATTCTCTGCCGCGGCACGTACTCCGGCCCCGCGCAGGTGAACGCGCGCGCGTGGACGGGGCAGGCACTGCGCGATTCCGCGCTCGATTTTCAGGAAAGCTCCGCCCTCATCGCGGGCGGGCTGCTGACGCTCGCGGTCTTCGTGTTCGTCACGGCGATCATCAATCACGAATGGACGTATGTGATTTTCGCGGTCTGGCTCGTCGGCAATCTGCGGCTGTGCGCGAACGCGATGGGCTGGGACATGCAGTGGCTCGGCCGTCTGCTTCCGCCGGATTTCATGAACCCGTTGCGGCAGATCACCTTCGCCGCGTACTACCTGCTCACCGCCGCGCTCTTCACGCAGCTCTTTCGCCGCGAACTGCGCGTAGTCGGTTATCGGTGGCTGCTGCGCGTCATTCAGTACGTCGGCGTCGTGCTGCTCGCCGCGGCCCTCGCGCTGCCATACTCGCTCTTCATTCCGACGCTGTGGGTCATCACCGGTTTCGGCATTTGCGTGCTGGTGTTCTTTCTCGTGCGGCTCGTGTGGATGGCGCGCTCGCGAACGGTGCTGTGGTATGTGGCGTCGCTTGCCATCGTGCTCTTCGCCACGTTCTCCGAAGTGCTCGGCGCGGCGTTCGGGCTCAAGGTGCTGCTCGGTGGCGTGAACACGGTGATGGCCGCGCTGTCGTCGAGCATGATGGCCGCATTCGCGATCGCGGAGCAGATGCGCGCCGAGCGCGACTTCCGCCGCCAGGCGCAGATGGAACTGCGCAACACATATGAAGTCACGCCCATCGGCCTTTTCACGCTCGACGACAACGGCCACTTCGTGCGCGCCAATCCCGCGCTGCGTGCGATGCTCGACTTGCAGAAGTCCGAGTACAAGCTGCGCCATTGGCACGACTACTTCGAGCCGGGCGCGTGGGGCGCATTGCAGGCGCTGGCATCGAAGGGCAGCGACGGCGAGCTCGAAATGAGCGGTTCGGTGGAACGCGGCACCGGCGAGCGCCGCTATCTGCTCAAGGCGATTCGCTCGAACGGCTGGATCGAAGGTTCGCTTCAGGACACGACCGAGCGCTCGAAAGCGGTCGAACGCCTGCGCTTTCTCGCCGAACACGATCCGCTCACCGGTTCGCTCAACCGCCGCGGCGTCGAGAAGGCCATTTCCGTGCAAAGCGAGGAAACGCTGCCGTGGGCGCTGGCCTACGTCGATCTCGACCGCTTCAAGCTCGTGAACGACCTTTTCGGCCACCGCGCCGGCGACGAAGTGCTGCGCCAGGTGGCGGCCCGCACGCGGGCGCACTTCGCGCGCAGTTACCCTGTCGGGCGCATCGGCGGGGACGAGTTCGTCTGCGTGATGAACGATACGTCGATCGAGGACGCCATCACGCAATGCCGCGAACTGATCTCGATTCTGAGCGACGCGCCGTATCAGGTCGGCAATCGCGCGTTCCAAGTGAAGGCGTCGGTCGGTCTCGTCGAGTGCTCGCGGGGCGTGCGCGTGCAGGACGCGCTCTCGCACGCGGACCGCGCCTGCCGCGAAGCGAAGAAGGTCGCGCATACGCACCTCGTCACGTATCGCAAGGGCGCGGCTGCGTTCGAGGAGCGCGCGGAGGAACTGAAGCTCGTCGAGACGCTCGGGCGCAATCGCCTGCCCGCCGGCCTCTTTCTCGTGATGCAGCCGATCATGTCGCTGCGCGCGCCGAACGAATCGCTGAACTTCGAAGTGCTGTTGCGCATGCGCGCACCCGACGGCGCGACGTTGCCCGCCGGCAAGGTGATCGTCGCGGCGGAGGAATCGGGCAATATCGCGGCCATCGACCGCTGGGTGATTTCGACGCTGCTCGATTGGATCGAGGCGAACCGCCACAAGCTCACGAACACGCAGTTCATCTGCGTCAACCTTTCCGGCGGCTCGCTCAACGACGAGCAGTTCATGGAAGACATCTTCGCGCTCTTCGCGCGGCATCCGTCGGTCGTCCATTACTTGTGCCTGGAGATTACCGAGAGCGTCGCGCTGCACGATCTCGAGAACACGCAGCGCTTCATCGCGCGCGTGCACGAGATGGGCGGCAAGATCGCGCTCGACGATTTCGGCGCGGGCTACACGTCGTTCAAGTATCTCAAGGCGCTTTCGGCCGATGCGCTCAAGATCGACGGCGAGTTCGTGCGCTCGATGTGCGAGCATCCGGCCGATATCGCCATCGTCGAGGCTATCGTCGCGCTCGCGCGCAACCTCGGCATGCGAAGCGTCGCCGAATGGGTCGAGGACATCGACACCTTGCGTGCCTTGCAGGAAATCGGCGTCGACTACGTGCAGGGCTATCTGATTGCCCGCCCGCAGGACAGCTCCGCGATTCTGGCCGCGCAATCGACCGCGAGTTTCGTCAACGACGCCGAACTGGCGGACTTCGTGCAATGTCTGTCGGAGCCGACGCGGGCTATTCCGGTCGACTTCGAACGGCGCGCGCGCGCCACGCACTGA